The proteins below come from a single Burkholderia contaminans genomic window:
- a CDS encoding LysR family transcriptional regulator: protein MELKLLRTFLTVTELCHFSRAADALHMSQPALSKQIGALEASLGGKLFERGRHGAELTAFGERFLPDAQALVRDADEILTRARELSSGQRGHLRLGICLSVLTLVPKLVAEFRSRNPGIAVTLSDLSSAEQTRRLRAGKLDAGFLRLPSDEGLSSFKVIDEALALAVPPHLGLKRVPADLDTLNEIGFIALQRARGQGLAAQVDRWCVERRFVPHVTQQAEDVQSVLASVAAGAGVAFIPSRAQYLLRDATVLPLDGKDAKWRVGLAWLSNRDDPVTTRFVSFMRAAIKNA from the coding sequence ATGGAATTGAAACTGCTGCGAACCTTCCTGACGGTCACCGAGCTGTGTCATTTCAGCCGCGCGGCCGATGCGCTGCACATGAGCCAGCCGGCACTGAGCAAGCAGATCGGCGCGCTCGAGGCGAGCCTCGGCGGCAAGCTGTTCGAGCGCGGCCGGCACGGCGCGGAGCTCACTGCGTTCGGCGAGCGCTTCCTGCCCGATGCGCAGGCGCTGGTGCGCGATGCGGACGAGATTCTTACCCGCGCGCGTGAGCTGTCGAGCGGGCAGCGCGGTCATTTGCGGCTGGGCATCTGCCTGTCGGTTCTGACGCTCGTCCCGAAGCTCGTCGCGGAGTTTCGCAGCCGGAATCCCGGCATTGCCGTCACGTTGAGTGACCTGTCGTCCGCGGAGCAGACGCGCCGGTTGCGCGCGGGCAAGCTCGATGCGGGATTCCTGCGCCTGCCGTCGGACGAAGGACTGTCGTCGTTCAAGGTGATCGACGAGGCGCTGGCGCTGGCGGTGCCGCCGCATCTTGGCCTGAAGCGCGTGCCGGCCGATCTCGATACGCTCAACGAGATCGGCTTCATCGCGTTGCAGCGTGCACGCGGGCAAGGGTTGGCCGCGCAGGTCGACCGGTGGTGCGTCGAGCGCCGCTTCGTGCCGCACGTGACGCAGCAGGCCGAAGACGTGCAGTCGGTGCTCGCGTCGGTCGCGGCCGGCGCGGGCGTCGCGTTCATTCCGTCGCGGGCGCAATATCTGCTGCGCGACGCGACGGTATTGCCGCTCGACGGCAAGGACGCGAAGTGGCGCGTCGGGCTCGCTTGGCTGTCGAACCGCGACGATCCAGTCACCACACGCTTCGTGTCGTTCATGCGTGCCGCGATCAAGAATGCATGA